The following proteins are encoded in a genomic region of Zestosphaera sp.:
- a CDS encoding glycosyltransferase family 2 protein: protein MNEIIRLLIYVFLIMPSILVMFIHSVMYFLGEENRKKEVRVSSSLLNSGVSVVVPVKNEPEHLILELIDNLSKGLSTLNREYEVLIICDDPPETGLELKRVSEEYASKLGLNNFKFVVRTEGPKGRAAALNYGVLNSRHDLILFLDADSRLHEDTIPKLISCIELGYDACVARWLGYTYRKTKLGVSLTYSMKYVVDTLYKSRHNLGLMVFPLGSGTLYKKDVLLKVGLWEFNVIQDDMYIG, encoded by the coding sequence ATGAACGAGATAATCAGGCTGCTGATTTATGTCTTCCTAATAATGCCGAGTATTTTAGTAATGTTTATTCACAGCGTCATGTACTTTCTTGGCGAAGAGAATAGGAAGAAAGAAGTACGGGTGAGTAGTAGTCTCCTAAATTCTGGCGTCAGTGTGGTAGTGCCTGTGAAGAATGAGCCGGAACACCTAATACTTGAATTGATAGACAATCTAAGTAAGGGCTTAAGTACTCTGAACCGCGAGTATGAAGTCTTGATTATATGTGATGACCCTCCCGAAACAGGATTAGAACTTAAGAGAGTTTCTGAAGAATATGCCTCAAAACTAGGACTCAATAATTTCAAGTTCGTTGTGAGAACCGAAGGACCTAAAGGCAGGGCCGCCGCCCTAAATTATGGGGTTCTTAATTCTAGACATGACTTGATTCTTTTCTTAGATGCTGACTCAAGATTGCATGAAGACACCATACCTAAACTAATCTCGTGTATTGAGTTGGGGTATGATGCGTGTGTAGCTAGATGGTTAGGCTATACTTACAGAAAGACGAAGCTCGGTGTCTCCCTGACGTACAGTATGAAGTATGTGGTAGACACGCTATACAAGAGTAGGCACAACCTCGGTCTCATGGTTTTCCCTTTAGGTAGTGGAACTCTGTACAAGAAAGACGTGCTACTTAAGGTTGGTTTATGGGAGTTTAACGTAATACAAGACGACATGTATATAGG